In Synechococcus sp. PCC 6312, one genomic interval encodes:
- the pcrA gene encoding DNA helicase PcrA, with translation MSRDFLAGLNPSQRQAVQHFCGPLLVVAGAGSGKTRTLTFRIAHLVQEHRINPENILAVTFTNKAAKEMKERIEKLFAQQAALEKYNRAWDDLGDVEQKRVRSQVYRSLIKPLWVGTFHSLCARILRLEIEKYQDSQGRKWQRNFTIFDESDVQSLIKEIITVKLNLDDKKFDPRSVRYKISNAKNQGLTPAELEQQQSGYQGRVIAEVYNHYQEHLAANNALDFDDLIWVLVQLFQQNEQVLAYWHQQFGHILVDEYQDTNRTQYDLIRLLVTNGESTETFNSWQNRSVFVVGDVDQSIYSFRCADFTILMNFQQDFGDGLPDDDTRTMVKLEENYRSVANIITAANALIENNTERIDKVLKATRPEGEAIFCHQAEDEIQEAEFVTQQIYHLGSRCLEPNWGQFAVLYRTNAQSRPIEEALVRARIPYTVVGGLRFYDRKEIKDVLAYLRLLINPSDTVGLKRIINVPRRSIGKTTLDRLSQAAQELNMPLWELLVDKTSVQTLAGRASKAIIDFVGMIQTLQALVPQKKASEMVQLVIEQSGYRRDLENQGTDEALDRLQNISELVSAALQFEEEGDETGLEAFLASAALASDLDNLEEGQSAVSLMTLHSSKGLEFPTVFLVGLEQGLFPNHRSLNDPLALEEERRLCYVGVTRAQEQLFLCQAQERRLYGQRESTIPSQFLSELPAELLTGSVRKLRRTTPGPKTINLKAAPKGIPVPSRSSFPQPWTVGQTIIHPAFGEGQVTHIFGSGPKLSLAIRFPGLGQKVIDPQVTRLQVRES, from the coding sequence TCTTTGCTCAGCAAGCTGCCTTAGAAAAATACAACCGGGCCTGGGATGATTTGGGGGATGTTGAGCAAAAACGGGTGCGCTCCCAAGTCTATCGGAGTTTAATTAAGCCCCTTTGGGTTGGAACCTTTCACAGTTTATGTGCTCGGATTTTACGTTTGGAAATTGAGAAATATCAGGATAGTCAAGGGCGGAAATGGCAACGGAATTTTACGATTTTTGATGAGTCCGATGTCCAGAGTCTGATTAAGGAAATTATTACGGTTAAACTCAATCTGGATGATAAGAAATTTGATCCCCGCTCAGTCCGCTACAAAATTAGTAATGCCAAAAATCAAGGTTTGACCCCCGCAGAACTGGAACAGCAACAATCTGGCTACCAGGGGCGGGTCATTGCCGAAGTTTACAATCATTATCAAGAGCATTTGGCAGCCAACAATGCCCTGGATTTTGATGATTTGATTTGGGTTTTAGTCCAGCTATTTCAACAAAATGAACAGGTTCTAGCCTATTGGCACCAACAGTTTGGTCATATTTTAGTGGATGAATATCAAGATACGAACCGCACCCAATATGATTTAATTCGACTCTTAGTCACCAATGGCGAATCTACCGAAACGTTTAATAGTTGGCAAAATCGTTCGGTGTTTGTGGTGGGGGATGTGGATCAGTCCATTTATTCCTTTCGTTGTGCTGATTTTACAATCCTGATGAACTTCCAGCAGGACTTTGGCGATGGCTTGCCCGATGATGACACCCGCACGATGGTGAAACTGGAGGAAAACTATCGCTCCGTTGCCAATATTATTACTGCCGCCAATGCCCTAATTGAAAACAACACGGAACGGATTGATAAAGTCCTGAAAGCCACCCGTCCAGAGGGAGAAGCGATTTTCTGTCACCAGGCCGAGGATGAAATTCAGGAGGCGGAATTTGTTACCCAACAGATTTATCACCTAGGGAGCCGCTGCCTTGAACCTAACTGGGGACAATTTGCTGTCCTCTACCGCACCAATGCCCAGTCCCGCCCGATTGAAGAAGCCCTAGTCCGGGCCCGGATTCCCTATACCGTTGTGGGCGGCTTAAGATTTTATGACCGCAAAGAAATTAAAGATGTTCTTGCTTATCTACGGCTACTGATTAACCCTAGTGATACGGTTGGCCTGAAACGAATTATCAATGTTCCCCGCCGCAGTATTGGCAAAACCACCCTAGACCGCCTCAGTCAGGCCGCCCAGGAATTGAATATGCCCCTGTGGGAGTTACTGGTAGATAAAACCTCAGTACAAACGCTAGCGGGGCGGGCCAGTAAAGCGATTATAGATTTTGTCGGGATGATTCAAACTCTCCAGGCCCTAGTGCCCCAGAAAAAAGCCTCAGAAATGGTGCAACTGGTGATTGAGCAATCGGGCTATCGCCGAGATTTAGAAAACCAAGGGACTGATGAAGCCTTAGACCGCCTCCAAAACATCTCAGAACTGGTCAGTGCTGCCTTGCAATTTGAGGAAGAAGGAGATGAAACGGGCCTGGAAGCGTTTTTAGCGAGTGCAGCTCTTGCTTCTGACTTGGACAATCTTGAGGAAGGACAATCGGCTGTTTCCCTCATGACGCTCCATTCCTCGAAGGGACTGGAATTTCCAACTGTGTTTTTAGTTGGCCTGGAGCAGGGGCTATTTCCCAATCATCGCTCTCTCAATGACCCTTTGGCCCTAGAGGAAGAACGGCGGCTGTGCTATGTCGGAGTTACCCGGGCCCAAGAACAACTCTTCCTTTGCCAGGCCCAGGAACGTCGGCTTTACGGTCAACGGGAATCCACCATTCCGTCCCAATTCCTGAGTGAGTTACCCGCCGAGTTGTTGACAGGTTCGGTTCGCAAACTCCGCCGCACAACACCTGGCCCAAAAACCATAAACCTTAAAGCCGCCCCCAAAGGGATACCCGTTCCTAGTCGCTCAAGTTTCCCCCAACCTTGGACAGTCGGTCAAACCATTATTCATCCCGCCTTTGGGGAGGGACAAGTGACCCATATTTTTGGTTCCGGCCCCAAGTTATCCTTAGCGATTCGCTTCCCCGGTCTGGGGCAGAAGGTCATTGATCCGCAAGTCACTCGATTACAGGTTAGAGAATCCTAG
- the psb30 gene encoding photosystem II reaction center protein Ycf12/Psb30: MGFLSNINFEVIAQLTMIGMIAIAGPVVIFLLAARRGNL, translated from the coding sequence ATGGGATTCTTAAGCAACATCAACTTTGAAGTCATCGCCCAACTCACCATGATTGGGATGATTGCCATAGCTGGGCCTGTGGTGATTTTTCTCTTGGCTGCCCGGCGTGGAAACCTGTAA
- a CDS encoding YkgJ family cysteine cluster protein gives MATWRCMSGCGACCYLDPEERADVQDYLSPEEWHQYLGLVSQTGWCIHYDSQTRKCKIYENRPRFCRVSPELFTELYQVTAAEFNDFAIDCCRDFIADEYGEQSLESLKYEREILAA, from the coding sequence ATGGCAACGTGGCGATGTATGTCAGGCTGTGGGGCCTGCTGTTACCTGGATCCAGAGGAGCGGGCGGATGTGCAAGACTATCTCAGCCCAGAAGAATGGCATCAATACCTGGGCCTGGTTAGTCAGACTGGCTGGTGCATTCACTACGACTCCCAAACTCGCAAATGTAAAATCTATGAAAATCGCCCCCGTTTTTGTCGCGTCTCCCCAGAGCTATTTACGGAACTTTACCAAGTCACAGCTGCAGAATTTAACGACTTTGCCATTGATTGTTGCCGGGACTTTATTGCCGATGAATACGGAGAACAAAGCCTCGAAAGCCTGAAATATGAACGGGAAATCTTAGCAGCCTAG
- a CDS encoding ABC transporter ATP-binding protein, producing the protein MQTSPAPLPETTLPRERQSLIRLENIAKVYGTGEAEVRALNGVNLTINTGEYCAIMGASGSGKSTMMNIIGCLDRPSSGYYYLDGEDVAQMSDTELAHVRNRKIGFVFQQFHLLPQASALDNVILPMIYAQVPPAERRERAIQALEKVGLGHRLQNKPNQLSGGQQQRVAIARAIVNEPLLILADEPTGALDSQTTQEILSIFGDLNAAGITVVMVTHEIEVARATQRVVWFRDGLVLNDHLDPHSMDTAWH; encoded by the coding sequence ATGCAAACCAGCCCCGCCCCCCTGCCAGAAACGACCTTGCCGAGGGAAAGGCAGTCTTTAATCCGCCTCGAAAACATTGCCAAAGTCTATGGGACTGGCGAAGCTGAAGTGCGGGCCCTCAATGGCGTTAACCTCACCATCAACACGGGAGAATATTGCGCCATTATGGGAGCCTCTGGATCGGGAAAATCCACGATGATGAACATTATTGGTTGCCTGGATCGACCCAGTAGTGGCTATTACTACCTAGATGGGGAGGATGTCGCCCAAATGTCCGATACAGAACTGGCCCATGTCCGCAACCGGAAAATTGGCTTTGTCTTTCAGCAGTTCCATCTTCTCCCCCAGGCCAGTGCTTTAGACAATGTAATTTTGCCGATGATTTATGCCCAGGTTCCCCCGGCAGAACGGCGTGAGCGGGCGATTCAGGCCTTAGAAAAAGTTGGCTTAGGACATCGTCTCCAAAACAAACCGAATCAACTGTCCGGTGGACAACAACAGCGGGTAGCCATTGCCCGAGCCATTGTCAATGAACCCCTGTTAATTTTGGCTGATGAACCCACAGGCGCACTCGATAGTCAAACCACCCAAGAAATTCTGAGTATCTTTGGGGATCTCAACGCCGCTGGGATTACGGTGGTGATGGTGACTCACGAAATTGAGGTGGCTCGGGCAACCCAACGCGTTGTCTGGTTTCGGGATGGCCTGGTCTTAAATGATCATCTCGACCCCCACAGCATGGACACCGCTTGGCATTGA
- a CDS encoding stage II sporulation protein M: MDVQRWLVRQEVHWASLEKLLHQAEKNGIKSLSAADIRQLSSLYRLASADLARAQTRQLGLGVTDYLQDLVRRGYSQVYQERQRQDGQEIIRFYQQGFPKTVQASWAYILAAVLIFGLGIYMGWCYTWQDPAFMQLVIPEQIIRLVQEEGKLWMGSIVGVEPLASSQIMTNNISVTLSALAGGILAGLGTLFILWYNGLHIGAIATLVGQHNLAYPFWAFVFPHGALELPAIFLSGAAGLLLGQALIFPGRRSRLLALKEQGQLAAQLMFGVIPMLIIAGLIEGFFSPNPAIPDGLKYLVGTILLGALLLYCFWPLPKSASAP, encoded by the coding sequence ATGGATGTCCAACGTTGGCTAGTGCGGCAAGAGGTACATTGGGCAAGCCTGGAAAAACTGCTTCACCAGGCCGAGAAAAATGGGATTAAATCCTTATCAGCAGCGGACATTCGCCAACTCAGTAGTTTGTATCGTCTTGCCAGTGCGGATTTAGCGCGGGCCCAAACGCGGCAATTGGGACTTGGGGTGACGGACTACCTCCAAGATTTAGTGCGGCGGGGCTATAGTCAGGTCTATCAAGAACGGCAGCGGCAGGATGGGCAGGAGATTATTCGCTTTTATCAGCAGGGGTTTCCCAAAACCGTACAGGCCAGTTGGGCCTATATTTTGGCGGCTGTTTTGATTTTTGGCCTGGGGATTTATATGGGCTGGTGCTATACCTGGCAAGACCCGGCCTTTATGCAACTGGTCATCCCAGAACAGATTATTCGGCTTGTGCAAGAAGAGGGCAAACTCTGGATGGGGTCAATTGTCGGGGTTGAGCCATTGGCCTCAAGTCAAATTATGACCAATAACATTAGTGTCACCTTGAGTGCCTTGGCCGGGGGGATTTTAGCGGGCCTGGGAACCCTCTTCATTCTTTGGTATAACGGCCTGCATATTGGCGCAATTGCGACTCTGGTGGGCCAACATAATCTGGCCTATCCCTTCTGGGCCTTTGTTTTTCCTCACGGAGCTTTGGAGTTACCGGCCATCTTTTTGTCGGGGGCGGCGGGTTTACTCTTGGGCCAGGCCTTGATTTTTCCGGGTCGTCGTTCTCGATTACTGGCTCTCAAGGAACAGGGGCAATTGGCGGCTCAGTTGATGTTTGGCGTGATCCCGATGCTGATCATCGCTGGCCTGATTGAGGGCTTTTTCTCTCCAAATCCAGCAATTCCCGATGGACTCAAGTATCTGGTAGGGACAATTCTCTTAGGGGCGTTATTGCTTTACTGCTTTTGGCCTCTGCCCAAATCGGCCTCTGCCCCCTAG
- a CDS encoding glycosyltransferase, with protein MVSLGLVSLSLLIWLVLLLAWGNFWRADQQLTSPPLVPPAWPAITVIIPARNEADVIATSLTSLLNQDYPGAWQIVLVDDQSQDGTSQIAQATAATLNKSAQLKIMTGTPLPPGWSGKLWALEQGIKAAQAGQPQYLLLTDADIAHSPTNLRELVQKATTEHLALVSLMVQLRCQSFWEKLLIPAFIFFFQKLYPFPWVNNPQRKTAAAAGGCILLENQALQAVGGIEVIRQALIDDCSLAAAFKRQGYRIWLGLSSTTLSLRPYPDLASIWNMVARTAYTQLNYSPWLLAGTLVGMTLVYLIAPLGVIWGLVTGDWLVLLLALLTWVLMAIAYTPTIRLYHLSWVWSLALPGIAFLYNLMTFDSARRHWLGQGGAWKGRTYDI; from the coding sequence ATGGTGAGCCTTGGCCTGGTAAGTTTGTCACTCTTGATTTGGCTAGTTTTACTTTTGGCCTGGGGAAACTTTTGGCGGGCAGATCAACAGCTAACGTCCCCCCCGTTAGTCCCCCCGGCCTGGCCAGCGATCACCGTGATTATTCCGGCCCGTAATGAAGCAGATGTGATTGCCACTTCCCTCACCTCATTGTTGAACCAAGATTATCCAGGGGCCTGGCAGATTGTCCTAGTGGATGATCAAAGCCAAGATGGAACCAGTCAGATTGCCCAGGCCACGGCCGCGACTCTCAATAAATCGGCTCAACTTAAAATTATGACTGGGACTCCCTTACCCCCAGGTTGGTCGGGAAAACTTTGGGCCTTAGAGCAGGGAATTAAAGCGGCCCAGGCCGGTCAACCCCAATACCTACTACTCACCGATGCGGATATTGCCCACAGTCCTACGAATTTACGGGAACTAGTTCAAAAAGCGACAACAGAACACCTAGCCCTTGTCTCCCTCATGGTGCAACTGCGCTGTCAAAGCTTTTGGGAGAAATTACTCATTCCCGCCTTTATCTTTTTCTTCCAGAAGCTTTATCCTTTTCCCTGGGTGAATAATCCGCAACGGAAAACGGCGGCGGCGGCCGGGGGCTGTATTTTGCTGGAGAACCAGGCCTTACAAGCAGTGGGGGGAATTGAAGTCATTCGCCAGGCCTTGATTGATGATTGCTCTTTGGCGGCGGCATTCAAACGCCAAGGCTATCGAATTTGGCTAGGTTTAAGTTCAACGACCCTTAGTTTACGCCCCTATCCAGATTTAGCCAGCATTTGGAATATGGTCGCCCGCACCGCCTATACACAATTGAACTATTCACCGTGGCTATTGGCAGGGACATTGGTGGGAATGACCTTGGTCTATTTGATCGCGCCGTTGGGGGTGATCTGGGGCCTGGTGACGGGAGATTGGCTGGTGCTGCTGCTGGCTCTGCTAACTTGGGTCTTGATGGCCATTGCCTATACGCCAACAATTCGTCTCTATCACCTCAGTTGGGTCTGGAGTTTGGCCTTACCAGGAATTGCCTTCTTATACAATTTGATGACCTTTGATTCAGCCCGACGGCATTGGCTCGGACAGGGCGGGGCCTGGAAGGGGAGAACTTACGATATCTAA
- a CDS encoding PepSY domain-containing protein, with protein MNRKTIRHFFFYIHSTLGLIIGILLCIAGVTGSILVFWHEIDEAILTQRFGSLIPSNTPISLTKIQQSLEALGASKNFSLDGIIPSSSPTQPYGAWLVDTADHYWQAWINQYTGEILGIREWETSWVGRIYDLHYKLSAGETGTIIMGVVSLLTVFIAITGLVLWPGWHKLIAGFRIKWRSHIRRRNFDVHKVAGIVAAVFLILIGFTGFAWNIPQAKVNDAIYALTFSQKPEPVTLSSQPNQQPLPLDILVQKANAVFPTARITYLGFSTDEPLRVNLKQPGESSSNGRSRIQLNQYTGEILNVQDGLNPSTAEAIINQFGPVHYGTFGGIITRIFYVLIGLLPVILLLTGFIMFWHRRHVKAHQPLST; from the coding sequence ATGAATCGTAAAACAATTCGTCATTTCTTTTTCTATATCCATAGCACCCTAGGTCTGATTATTGGAATTTTGCTGTGTATTGCTGGCGTAACTGGCAGTATTCTCGTTTTCTGGCATGAGATAGATGAAGCCATTTTAACCCAGCGATTTGGCTCCTTGATCCCCAGCAATACCCCCATTTCCCTAACTAAAATTCAGCAATCCTTAGAGGCTCTGGGTGCGAGCAAAAACTTCTCCTTAGATGGTATTATCCCCAGTAGTAGTCCGACACAACCCTATGGGGCCTGGCTTGTGGATACAGCAGATCATTACTGGCAGGCCTGGATTAACCAATATACTGGAGAGATTTTAGGCATTCGGGAGTGGGAAACCAGTTGGGTTGGCCGAATTTATGACTTGCATTACAAACTATCAGCTGGCGAAACTGGGACAATTATTATGGGAGTTGTTTCTCTATTGACGGTCTTCATTGCAATCACTGGGCTTGTCCTCTGGCCGGGGTGGCATAAACTGATTGCTGGATTTCGGATTAAGTGGCGCTCCCATATTCGCCGTCGTAATTTTGATGTTCACAAAGTGGCGGGTATTGTTGCGGCTGTTTTCCTAATTCTGATTGGTTTTACCGGATTTGCCTGGAACATTCCCCAAGCTAAAGTCAACGATGCCATTTATGCCCTCACCTTCAGCCAAAAACCAGAGCCAGTTACTCTTTCAAGCCAACCCAATCAACAACCCTTGCCCCTTGATATTCTTGTCCAAAAAGCCAATGCTGTATTCCCAACCGCCAGAATTACATACTTAGGTTTTTCCACAGATGAGCCACTCAGAGTCAACCTTAAACAACCAGGGGAAAGCTCTAGTAATGGCCGTTCCAGAATTCAACTGAATCAATATACTGGAGAAATTCTCAATGTCCAAGATGGTTTAAACCCATCCACCGCCGAGGCAATTATCAATCAGTTTGGCCCCGTTCACTATGGCACGTTTGGCGGCATAATAACCCGAATTTTTTATGTGTTGATTGGGCTACTCCCTGTCATTCTGTTACTAACCGGATTCATTATGTTTTGGCATCGCCGTCATGTAAAAGCCCATCAGCCGCTGTCCACCTGA
- a CDS encoding TonB-dependent siderophore receptor yields MKLLQKFPIFLLAAIALPIDAAVADESKPAKTLQEWLQAHEQWQAQTPIIPSNQLAQAPVGEITGVEVQPTETGIQILFTLPGGADFQVITEQQGTTLTATLQNAQLNLPNQTKFQQADPTATIASVQVKPGPDNTVQVIVIGKSGTPTVQFQQAEGQLVAVIGLTATPIPTPQTEQVRPTPAPDIAQDGIEIVVTAEGSQGFLVPNTSTATGTDTPIRDVPFSVQVIPRQVIEDRAIIRVQETADNVPGVQSAEGYGGLPTGEFYVRGFPSTAYRDGFRDFGFLSPIDVANIERIDFLKGPASALFGLNEPGGIVNIISKPPLFQPYYSPSLVVGSYGLVRPTLDVSGPLDPNGNSAYRLNAAFERADSYVDYVGSQRYFLAPAFTTKINEQTTLNFQSFYLNNNYTFNRGFLPEPEYFQVPISRFLGEPGDNATINSGGFNVAVESQIYDDWKLKFGLSTLLSGIDSDFTQPRRLINGETVTRFGTTRNELSQNYTLQSQAIGNLKTGPISHQLLFGLDIFRQSYQYDLANVQATSINLFNPVYNRERGGLIFDLNELYGVNNVGLYFQDQMTLLDNLKLLVGGRFDISNTFYRDLANDLTYNDSNVSAFTPRVGIVYQPVDPVSLYFSYSTSYNPAIFSVSQSGQPFDPEYGQQFEVGVKGEIIPNQLAATLAFYDISKQNVLVTDPNNPDFSIPTGEQKSQGIEFDITGRPLPGWNLILSYAYTDAFVSQDTTIPIGSRLSGVPYNQFGFFSTYEIQDGPIKGLGFGLGLYYVGDRAVCFDCDITLPSYFRVDLSTFYRRDNWQLTLNIKNLNNVEYYNTQGFLIYPQPPLTVLGTATIRF; encoded by the coding sequence ATGAAACTATTGCAAAAATTTCCTATTTTTTTATTGGCAGCGATTGCATTGCCCATTGATGCAGCAGTTGCCGATGAAAGCAAGCCAGCAAAAACGCTACAAGAATGGCTCCAGGCCCATGAGCAGTGGCAAGCCCAAACTCCGATTATTCCGTCCAATCAACTGGCCCAGGCCCCGGTTGGAGAAATCACAGGGGTTGAAGTTCAGCCCACAGAAACTGGGATTCAAATTCTCTTTACCCTGCCTGGAGGGGCGGATTTTCAAGTCATTACAGAGCAACAGGGAACCACTCTCACCGCGACGTTGCAAAATGCTCAATTAAATCTGCCTAATCAGACTAAGTTTCAACAAGCTGACCCAACCGCCACCATTGCCTCTGTGCAAGTCAAACCCGGCCCCGATAACACCGTCCAAGTCATTGTGATTGGCAAGAGCGGCACACCCACGGTTCAATTCCAGCAAGCGGAAGGGCAATTAGTAGCTGTCATTGGTTTAACGGCAACTCCTATTCCCACCCCCCAAACCGAACAAGTCCGCCCGACCCCAGCCCCAGATATTGCTCAAGATGGGATTGAAATTGTCGTCACAGCCGAGGGAAGCCAAGGATTTTTAGTTCCCAATACCTCCACCGCCACAGGTACAGATACCCCAATTCGAGATGTGCCTTTTTCTGTACAGGTAATTCCCCGCCAAGTCATTGAAGACCGCGCCATTATTCGGGTACAGGAAACCGCCGATAACGTCCCCGGGGTACAGTCAGCCGAGGGATATGGGGGCTTGCCCACGGGTGAGTTTTATGTGCGTGGCTTTCCTTCTACTGCCTATCGCGATGGCTTTCGGGATTTTGGCTTTCTTTCCCCGATTGATGTTGCCAATATTGAACGGATTGACTTCCTGAAAGGCCCAGCTTCGGCTCTCTTTGGCTTAAACGAACCGGGGGGAATTGTGAACATCATCAGCAAACCGCCCCTATTTCAACCTTATTACTCGCCTTCATTGGTTGTGGGCAGTTATGGATTGGTTCGCCCCACCTTAGATGTTTCTGGCCCCCTCGATCCTAATGGTAATAGTGCGTACCGACTGAATGCCGCCTTTGAGCGTGCTGACAGCTATGTTGACTATGTTGGCTCACAACGTTACTTCTTAGCTCCGGCTTTTACAACCAAAATCAATGAGCAAACAACTCTCAATTTTCAATCTTTTTATTTGAACAATAACTACACCTTTAATCGTGGCTTTTTGCCTGAACCAGAATACTTTCAAGTGCCAATTAGTCGTTTTTTGGGTGAGCCAGGAGATAATGCCACAATTAATAGTGGTGGGTTTAACGTTGCGGTTGAAAGCCAAATCTATGATGACTGGAAGCTGAAATTTGGTCTGAGCACGCTGCTTTCAGGTATTGACTCTGACTTTACTCAACCACGTAGATTGATCAACGGAGAAACTGTCACTAGATTCGGGACAACTCGTAATGAGCTATCTCAAAACTATACACTCCAATCTCAAGCGATTGGGAACTTAAAGACTGGCCCAATCTCTCATCAATTACTATTTGGACTCGATATTTTCCGCCAAAGCTATCAATATGATTTGGCTAATGTTCAAGCGACTTCGATCAATCTTTTTAATCCAGTTTATAACCGGGAACGCGGCGGACTGATCTTTGACCTCAATGAGCTATATGGCGTTAATAATGTCGGTCTTTATTTTCAAGATCAGATGACTCTCTTGGACAATCTTAAGTTGCTGGTTGGAGGACGGTTTGATATTTCTAACACATTTTATCGAGATCTCGCCAATGATTTGACCTACAATGACTCCAATGTTTCTGCCTTTACCCCGCGGGTCGGGATTGTCTATCAGCCCGTTGATCCCGTTTCATTGTATTTTAGTTATTCGACATCCTACAATCCGGCAATCTTTAGTGTTAGTCAATCCGGTCAACCTTTCGATCCTGAATATGGCCAGCAGTTTGAGGTTGGGGTTAAAGGAGAGATTATTCCCAACCAGCTAGCTGCAACCTTGGCATTTTATGACATTAGCAAGCAAAATGTCTTGGTGACGGATCCCAACAACCCAGACTTTAGCATTCCCACAGGTGAACAGAAGAGTCAAGGGATAGAGTTCGACATCACCGGCCGGCCTTTACCCGGTTGGAATCTGATTCTTTCCTATGCCTATACCGATGCCTTTGTCAGTCAAGATACGACGATTCCGATTGGTTCTCGGTTATCCGGTGTTCCCTACAATCAGTTTGGCTTTTTTAGTACTTATGAGATTCAGGATGGCCCAATCAAAGGGTTGGGATTTGGTTTAGGACTTTACTATGTGGGTGATCGGGCTGTGTGTTTTGACTGTGATATTACATTGCCTAGTTATTTCCGAGTTGATCTGTCAACATTCTATCGGCGAGACAACTGGCAACTCACCTTGAATATTAAAAACTTGAATAATGTGGAATATTACAATACCCAAGGTTTTCTCATTTACCCACAGCCACCTTTAACGGTTTTGGGAACAGCAACCATTCGTTTTTAA